The Flavobacterium piscisymbiosum genome includes a region encoding these proteins:
- a CDS encoding formylglycine-generating enzyme family protein, which produces MASIKGGSFVPLYGATSEKPVNIPSFTIDVYPVTNIQFLAFIKKYPEYSRSKIKGIFADKSYLAQWTSDFDYGLKNLNNAPVTNVSWFAAKKYCECQGKRLPTMDEWEYVAMADEKRIDARSKKEFNKYILSWYEKPKTYLNPVGQTFRNYWGVYDMHGLVWEWTGDFNSIFLSGESRKDKATDKNLFCGSGSVNASDLMDYAAFMRYAFRSSLKANYTTKNLGFRCAKDLK; this is translated from the coding sequence ATGGCATCCATAAAGGGCGGTAGTTTTGTGCCCCTTTATGGTGCTACTTCTGAAAAACCGGTCAACATACCTTCTTTTACTATTGATGTGTATCCAGTTACCAATATACAATTTCTTGCTTTTATCAAAAAATACCCAGAGTATAGTCGTTCTAAAATCAAAGGTATTTTTGCAGATAAAAGTTATCTGGCACAATGGACAAGTGATTTCGATTATGGTTTAAAGAATTTAAACAATGCCCCGGTTACCAATGTTTCCTGGTTTGCTGCCAAAAAATATTGCGAATGTCAAGGCAAAAGACTGCCAACAATGGACGAATGGGAATATGTAGCCATGGCCGATGAAAAACGTATTGATGCACGTTCTAAAAAAGAATTCAATAAATACATTTTGTCGTGGTATGAGAAGCCAAAAACCTATTTAAACCCTGTAGGTCAAACCTTCAGGAATTACTGGGGCGTTTATGACATGCACGGTTTGGTGTGGGAATGGACAGGCGATTTCAATAGTATCTTTCTTTCTGGCGAGTCCAGAAAAGATAAAGCTACAGATAAAAATCTTTTTTGCGGCAGCGGATCCGTAAATGCCAGCGATTTAATGGATTATGCGGCTTTTATGCGCTATGCTTTCAGAAGCAGCCTGAAAGCAAATTATACCACCAAAAACTTAGGTTTTCGCTGTGCCAAAGATTTAAAATAG
- a CDS encoding SCO family protein — translation MKKLFLGLTLVLLVLQGCNTNKKSEDKPISDLSIYNLPSKWTNQNGQNLEMKDLKGKVLVMVMIYTSCKAACPRLVADMRNIESRLSENIKPDVKFLLVSIDPEVDTPARLKEFAIANKMDGEQWEFLRSTEENTREFAAVLAVNYKKIAPLDFSHSNIISVFNAEGELTFQQEGLGVNSEATIKKITEEAEKIE, via the coding sequence ATGAAAAAACTGTTCCTGGGATTAACATTAGTCCTTTTAGTTTTACAGGGATGTAATACTAATAAAAAATCCGAAGATAAACCGATTTCAGATTTATCCATATACAATCTGCCTTCAAAATGGACCAATCAAAATGGGCAAAATCTTGAAATGAAGGATTTAAAAGGCAAAGTGCTCGTTATGGTAATGATTTATACTTCCTGCAAGGCAGCTTGTCCCAGACTAGTGGCCGATATGCGAAATATAGAATCTCGTTTGTCTGAGAACATCAAACCCGATGTAAAGTTCCTATTGGTAAGCATAGATCCGGAAGTTGATACTCCGGCACGATTAAAAGAATTTGCTATTGCTAATAAAATGGATGGGGAACAATGGGAATTTTTGAGATCCACAGAAGAAAATACCCGAGAGTTTGCAGCGGTTTTGGCAGTCAACTACAAGAAAATTGCTCCTTTAGATTTTTCGCATTCTAACATAATAAGTGTTTTTAATGCCGAAGGGGAATTAACATTTCAGCAAGAAGGTTTGGGTGTAAATTCTGAAGCAACGATTAAAAAAATTACTGAAGAAGCTGAAAAGATAGAGTAA
- a CDS encoding Rieske (2Fe-2S) protein has product MSKEDNLNKNWKKDFPIEKQQATNVSRRDFAKFLTLVSGGLMVGSGLVAAKAHLFPKDELDGEHFVCKKEEVPVGGTRAFVIEGSTIPYILIHLETGEFKAYEQKCTHLSCSVFYKPGTGVIHCPCHEGSFDAQTGDVIAGPPPRALPKLEVLFKENAIYVRASENLEEKPG; this is encoded by the coding sequence ATGTCTAAAGAAGATAATTTAAATAAAAACTGGAAAAAAGATTTTCCAATCGAAAAACAACAGGCAACCAATGTGAGCCGTCGCGATTTTGCTAAATTCCTTACACTAGTATCAGGCGGGTTAATGGTTGGGAGTGGTCTGGTGGCAGCCAAAGCGCACCTATTTCCAAAAGATGAGCTGGATGGAGAGCACTTTGTATGTAAAAAAGAAGAGGTGCCTGTAGGGGGTACACGTGCTTTTGTTATCGAAGGAAGTACAATCCCTTATATATTGATTCATCTGGAGACGGGAGAATTCAAAGCGTATGAACAAAAATGCACCCATCTTTCCTGCTCTGTTTTTTATAAGCCTGGCACGGGAGTTATTCATTGTCCTTGTCACGAAGGTTCTTTTGACGCTCAAACCGGAGATGTTATCGCTGGCCCCCCGCCCAGAGCTTTGCCTAAATTGGAAGTGCTTTTTAAAGAGAATGCCATTTATGTAAGAGCATCAGAGAATCTGGAAGAGAAACCAGGATAA
- the nirK gene encoding copper-containing nitrite reductase yields MKTSVKLNRQIRGFFIMLLVLVGFFSCKRGSDEAKNYQNIEAKGQQTAELTAPPFVPKAVGDREATKLVVNMEIKEIEGEMVDGVKYIYWTFGGSVPGSFIRTRVGDEVEFHLKNHPDNKMPHNIDLHAVTGPGGGATSSLVAPGHEKVFSFKTLNPGLYVYHCATAPVGMHIANGMYGLILVEPEGGLPPVDKEYYIMQGDFYTKGSYGEQGSQPFDMDKAIKEQADYVVFNGKVGALAGDKSLTAKVGETVRIYMGNGGPNLVSSFHVIGEIFDKVHIEGGDMINENVQTTLIPAGGSAIVEFKVDVPGTFILVDHSIFRAFNKGALGMLKVEGEENKKLYSGTIQDGIYLPEGGTIQGMPKGKAVPKTTVAKTVPEQIKAGKDLFDRTCYACHQSEGQGIPNAFPPLAKSDYLNANPDRAIGAVLHGLSGEITVNGKKFNNVMTSQNLTDEQAADVLTYIYNSWGNNKTVITPAKVKAVRAKPAPKVAQEH; encoded by the coding sequence ATGAAAACCAGTGTTAAATTAAACAGACAAATAAGGGGGTTTTTTATAATGTTGCTTGTTTTAGTCGGATTTTTTTCTTGCAAAAGAGGAAGCGATGAAGCAAAAAATTATCAAAATATTGAGGCCAAAGGGCAGCAAACTGCCGAACTCACGGCGCCTCCGTTTGTTCCGAAAGCAGTAGGAGACCGTGAAGCTACAAAATTAGTGGTCAATATGGAAATTAAGGAAATTGAAGGAGAAATGGTAGATGGTGTAAAATATATCTATTGGACTTTTGGGGGTTCTGTTCCCGGAAGTTTTATCAGAACCAGAGTGGGTGATGAAGTAGAATTTCACCTAAAAAACCATCCGGATAACAAAATGCCTCACAATATTGATTTACACGCGGTAACCGGGCCAGGAGGAGGAGCAACCTCATCGTTGGTTGCCCCAGGTCACGAAAAAGTGTTTAGTTTCAAAACCTTAAATCCCGGTTTATACGTGTATCATTGTGCTACAGCACCAGTTGGAATGCATATTGCTAACGGAATGTATGGGTTGATTTTGGTTGAACCAGAAGGAGGCTTGCCACCAGTTGATAAAGAATATTACATCATGCAAGGCGATTTTTACACCAAGGGCAGTTATGGGGAACAAGGTTCTCAACCTTTTGATATGGATAAAGCCATTAAGGAACAAGCTGATTATGTGGTCTTCAATGGGAAAGTTGGAGCTCTCGCCGGAGATAAGTCTTTAACGGCCAAAGTTGGTGAAACTGTCCGTATTTATATGGGAAATGGAGGTCCTAATTTGGTCTCATCTTTCCATGTTATTGGAGAAATTTTCGACAAAGTGCATATTGAAGGAGGGGATATGATCAACGAAAACGTACAAACTACCTTAATACCTGCAGGTGGTTCGGCCATTGTGGAGTTTAAAGTAGATGTTCCGGGAACTTTTATACTGGTAGACCACTCGATTTTTAGGGCCTTTAATAAAGGAGCACTTGGAATGCTGAAAGTTGAAGGCGAGGAAAATAAAAAATTGTATTCTGGAACCATACAAGATGGAATTTATTTACCAGAAGGTGGGACAATTCAAGGTATGCCAAAAGGCAAAGCAGTTCCTAAAACTACTGTTGCAAAAACTGTTCCTGAACAAATTAAAGCCGGTAAAGATTTATTTGACCGTACCTGTTATGCCTGTCACCAATCTGAAGGACAAGGTATTCCGAATGCTTTTCCTCCATTGGCAAAATCAGATTACCTGAATGCGAATCCAGATAGAGCTATTGGCGCGGTATTGCACGGATTAAGTGGAGAGATCACCGTTAATGGCAAGAAATTCAATAACGTGATGACCAGTCAGAACCTAACTGACGAGCAAGCTGCTGATGTTCTGACATACATATACAACAGTTGGGGCAATAATAAAACAGTAATAACTCCGGCAAAAGTAAAAGCTGTTAGAGCCAAACCTGCTCCAAAAGTAGCCCAGGAACATTAG
- a CDS encoding heavy metal translocating P-type ATPase: MATDKNKQVIYLPLEDVESEHCALIVEKGLARLKSIETHQVELNNRRAVITVDNTQAVAEAIKAIKDLGYGVSTVKNTFPVLGMTCASCAGSAESIVTYEPGVVSAAVNFATGNLTVEYLPNMTDAAKLQKAVQSIGYDLLIEDETKQQETLEVIHAQKFQNLKIKTIWAIILSFPVVVIGMFFMNMPYADPIMWLFSTPVVLWLGKDFFINAWKQAIHRSANMDTLVALSTGIAYLFSVFNMLLPEFWHRRGLHAHVYFEAASVIIAFILLGKLLEEKAKGNTSSAIKKLMGLQSKTVIVILPDGTQKQTAIEEVATGDVILVKPGEKIAVDGIVTSGSSYVDESMLSGEPIPVLKKGSEKVFAGTINQKGSFQFKAVKVGKETMLAQIIKTVQDAQGSKAPVQKLVDKIAGIFVPVVIGIAILTFMLWFVLDGDNGVVHGLLAAVTVLVIACPCALGLATPTAIMVGVGKGAENGILIKDAESLELAKKVDAIVLDKTGTITEGRPEVTGFKWLNNDDAASNVLLSIEKQSEHPLAEAVVKHFDGIPTPALSGFESITGKGAKAGHDNDTYYVGNKKLLAENNIIIDDQLQIQAEQWGSQSKTVIWFLNSRQALAVIAISDNIKEKSAQAIQEMQAMGIDLYMLTGDNEATAKAIAEQTGIRHYKAEVLPQHKAAFIKELQQQGKIVAMVGDGINDSTALATADVSIAMGKGSDIAMDVAKMTIISSDLTKIPQAIRLSKQTVATIKQNLFWAFVYNLIGIPIAAGILYPINGFLLNPMIAGAAMAFSSISVVSNSLRLKWKK, encoded by the coding sequence ATGGCAACAGATAAAAATAAGCAAGTCATTTATCTTCCCTTGGAAGATGTAGAAAGCGAACATTGTGCACTCATCGTTGAAAAGGGACTGGCAAGATTGAAAAGCATAGAAACACACCAGGTAGAGCTGAACAACCGCAGGGCTGTTATCACGGTTGACAACACACAAGCGGTAGCGGAAGCGATCAAAGCAATCAAGGACTTGGGGTATGGCGTTTCGACCGTAAAAAACACGTTTCCAGTATTGGGCATGACGTGCGCCTCTTGCGCGGGCAGTGCTGAGAGCATTGTTACATACGAGCCAGGAGTGGTAAGCGCTGCTGTAAATTTTGCAACGGGTAATCTTACCGTTGAATACCTGCCCAATATGACCGATGCGGCCAAACTGCAAAAAGCGGTACAATCTATCGGTTACGATTTATTGATTGAGGATGAAACCAAACAACAGGAAACTTTAGAAGTAATCCATGCTCAAAAATTCCAGAATCTAAAAATCAAAACCATTTGGGCAATTATCTTGTCTTTTCCTGTGGTTGTTATTGGGATGTTCTTTATGAATATGCCCTACGCAGACCCTATAATGTGGCTGTTTTCTACACCTGTTGTCTTATGGTTAGGCAAAGATTTTTTCATCAATGCATGGAAACAAGCTATACACCGTTCAGCCAATATGGATACACTGGTGGCACTCAGTACAGGCATTGCATATCTGTTCAGTGTATTCAATATGTTGCTGCCTGAATTTTGGCACAGGCGCGGATTACACGCCCATGTTTATTTTGAAGCGGCGTCTGTTATTATTGCATTCATTCTGCTGGGAAAATTACTGGAAGAAAAAGCCAAAGGGAATACCTCTTCAGCAATTAAAAAGCTGATGGGCCTACAGTCCAAAACCGTCATCGTGATACTACCGGACGGAACCCAAAAACAGACTGCTATTGAAGAGGTAGCTACAGGTGACGTTATTCTTGTAAAGCCGGGCGAAAAAATTGCAGTGGATGGTATAGTAACCTCAGGGAGTTCCTATGTTGATGAGAGTATGCTTAGCGGCGAGCCGATACCAGTACTAAAAAAAGGAAGTGAAAAAGTATTTGCAGGAACGATTAACCAAAAAGGGAGCTTTCAATTTAAGGCCGTTAAAGTAGGAAAAGAAACGATGCTTGCCCAAATTATCAAAACCGTACAGGATGCGCAGGGAAGCAAAGCACCTGTACAGAAATTGGTAGATAAGATTGCCGGTATATTTGTTCCTGTTGTGATAGGAATTGCCATCCTGACATTTATGTTGTGGTTTGTTTTGGATGGCGATAACGGAGTGGTACATGGATTGCTCGCAGCCGTTACGGTATTGGTTATCGCCTGTCCCTGTGCCTTGGGTTTAGCAACACCAACCGCTATTATGGTAGGTGTTGGTAAAGGTGCTGAGAATGGCATCCTGATTAAAGATGCTGAAAGCCTTGAACTGGCAAAGAAAGTTGACGCTATTGTTTTAGACAAAACCGGAACCATTACTGAGGGGCGGCCAGAGGTTACGGGTTTCAAATGGCTGAACAATGATGATGCAGCCAGCAATGTTTTATTGAGCATTGAAAAACAATCGGAGCACCCATTGGCAGAAGCCGTAGTGAAACATTTTGACGGCATACCGACACCCGCATTGTCCGGTTTTGAAAGTATAACCGGTAAAGGTGCAAAAGCCGGCCATGACAATGACACCTATTATGTGGGCAATAAAAAGTTATTGGCAGAAAACAATATCATTATTGATGACCAATTACAAATCCAGGCCGAACAATGGGGCAGCCAGTCCAAAACTGTTATTTGGTTTTTAAACAGCAGACAAGCTCTTGCTGTAATTGCAATATCTGACAATATAAAAGAAAAATCAGCACAGGCTATCCAGGAAATGCAGGCTATGGGCATTGACCTTTATATGCTTACCGGAGATAATGAAGCCACTGCGAAAGCCATTGCTGAGCAAACAGGTATCAGACATTATAAGGCAGAGGTGCTGCCCCAGCATAAAGCCGCTTTTATAAAAGAACTCCAGCAACAAGGAAAAATCGTTGCAATGGTGGGCGATGGAATCAATGACAGTACCGCCCTTGCAACTGCCGATGTTAGTATAGCAATGGGTAAAGGAAGTGATATTGCAATGGATGTAGCCAAGATGACCATTATATCATCGGATCTTACCAAAATTCCACAGGCAATAAGATTATCCAAACAGACAGTAGCTACCATAAAACAAAATCTGTTTTGGGCATTTGTCTATAATCTGATTGGTATTCCCATTGCAGCGGGCATTCTCTATCCGATAAACGGCTTTTTGCTTAACCCTATGATTGCAGGCGCTGCAATGGCATTCAGCAGTATAAGTGTGGTAAGTAACAGCTTGCGTTTAAAATGGAAAAAGTAA
- a CDS encoding alginate export family protein, producing MKILKIIVITLLPVFSCIAFAQELDANLQIRPRYEFRNGYKAPIPYGETAAQFVSSRTRLNLNFRQDQFITRLTMQNVRVWGDVPTNTKSDVNGIQLYEAWVQYNFSEKWSARLGRQVISYDNQRIFGEVDWAQQAQSHDAAIATFKSNKNHLDVAIAYNANAETELTTPYTVLNYKSMQYAWYHTELLKINMSFLFLNTGYENKLTDPVPTPTPELKVDYMQTFGTYWKTKGKSWDVDLWFYGQTGKNATNTVNAFDVALNFNYDLTDKFKAGFGYEYLSGKSQENTSSAIKSFHPVFGTNHAFNGYMDYFYVGNHKNSVGLKDAFLKFAYNVNKWQFALFPHAFNTANTVLDANGNEMKNYLGTEIDFTFGYSAHKFVNVTGGYSQMFATDTMQRLKDGHVDHVNNWAWVMINVNPQIFSHKK from the coding sequence ATGAAAATCTTGAAAATTATTGTTATAACACTTTTACCAGTGTTCAGCTGTATTGCTTTTGCTCAGGAACTGGATGCAAATTTACAGATCAGACCTCGTTATGAGTTTAGAAATGGCTATAAAGCCCCAATTCCTTATGGAGAAACGGCAGCTCAATTTGTTTCATCCAGAACTCGTTTGAATCTGAACTTCAGGCAAGATCAATTTATTACCAGACTTACTATGCAAAATGTTCGTGTTTGGGGAGATGTGCCCACAAATACCAAATCAGATGTAAACGGGATTCAGTTATATGAAGCCTGGGTGCAATATAACTTTAGTGAAAAATGGAGTGCGCGTTTAGGCCGTCAGGTGATTTCGTATGACAATCAACGCATTTTTGGTGAAGTCGATTGGGCACAACAAGCGCAAAGTCACGATGCTGCGATAGCAACTTTTAAAAGTAACAAAAATCATCTGGATGTAGCGATTGCATATAATGCAAATGCTGAAACCGAACTTACAACACCTTATACCGTGCTAAATTACAAATCGATGCAATATGCTTGGTACCATACTGAGTTATTGAAAATAAATATGAGTTTCTTGTTTTTAAATACAGGTTATGAAAATAAATTAACAGATCCAGTTCCAACACCAACACCCGAATTGAAAGTAGATTACATGCAGACTTTTGGAACGTATTGGAAAACCAAAGGGAAATCCTGGGATGTAGACTTATGGTTTTATGGGCAAACAGGAAAAAATGCAACTAATACAGTAAATGCTTTTGACGTAGCTCTTAATTTTAATTATGACCTGACCGATAAGTTTAAAGCTGGTTTTGGATACGAATATCTTTCCGGAAAGAGCCAGGAAAATACTAGTTCAGCAATAAAATCCTTTCATCCTGTTTTTGGAACCAATCATGCCTTTAATGGATATATGGATTATTTCTATGTGGGAAATCATAAAAATTCGGTTGGTTTAAAGGATGCTTTTTTGAAATTTGCATACAATGTCAACAAATGGCAATTTGCGTTATTTCCCCATGCTTTTAATACTGCGAATACCGTTTTGGATGCTAATGGAAATGAAATGAAGAACTATCTTGGTACGGAAATCGATTTTACATTTGGCTATTCAGCGCATAAATTTGTGAATGTAACGGGAGGTTATTCCCAAATGTTTGCTACCGATACCATGCAAAGATTGAAAGATGGCCACGTTGATCACGTTAACAATTGGGCGTGGGTAATGATTAATGTAAATCCTCAGATTTTTTCGCATAAAAAATAA
- a CDS encoding DUF6755 family protein: MSTFRTSQNQANPNKLNAILSTIIFILILNVTIQIWLLYAALNNALDNNKEILIPAFIASLILFLIGIGLLYYLPIGNLKNKRL, from the coding sequence ATGAGTACTTTTAGAACTAGTCAGAATCAAGCCAATCCAAATAAATTAAACGCGATACTTTCTACTATTATTTTTATATTAATACTAAATGTGACTATTCAAATTTGGTTATTATATGCCGCCTTGAACAATGCTTTGGATAATAATAAAGAAATCCTTATTCCTGCATTTATAGCTTCATTGATATTATTTCTGATAGGAATCGGTTTGCTTTATTACTTACCAATTGGAAATTTGAAGAATAAACGGTTATAA
- a CDS encoding 4Fe-4S dicluster domain-containing protein, with protein MNYTNFNKNEEFFVDMQRCIGCKACEMACAECETNGQESLIHVNYVDRASTVQTTVQVCMHCDDPVCANVCPADAISKDEFGIVHTANTERCIGCSNCVMACPFGVPKKEESYDLMMKCTMCYDRTSVGKKPMCATVCPSGALFYGTREEIQEMRPNSSPVNTFLFGEEVVNTKVNIMMPKGSNQLIIY; from the coding sequence ATGAATTATACCAATTTTAATAAAAATGAAGAGTTTTTTGTAGATATGCAACGTTGCATTGGCTGTAAAGCCTGCGAAATGGCTTGTGCTGAATGCGAAACCAATGGTCAGGAATCTTTAATTCACGTAAATTATGTCGATAGGGCATCAACTGTGCAAACTACTGTACAGGTGTGTATGCATTGTGACGATCCTGTTTGTGCAAATGTATGTCCTGCTGATGCTATTTCAAAAGACGAATTCGGAATTGTTCATACTGCCAATACGGAAAGATGTATTGGTTGTTCGAATTGTGTGATGGCCTGTCCATTTGGCGTGCCTAAAAAAGAAGAGTCCTACGATTTGATGATGAAATGTACGATGTGCTACGACAGAACAAGCGTGGGCAAAAAACCTATGTGTGCTACGGTTTGTCCAAGTGGGGCTTTGTTTTACGGCACCAGAGAGGAAATACAGGAAATGCGTCCAAATAGTTCGCCAGTAAATACTTTCCTTTTTGGAGAAGAGGTAGTGAATACAAAAGTTAATATTATGATGCCAAAAGGCAGTAATCAATTAATAATTTATTAG
- a CDS encoding molybdopterin oxidoreductase family protein, protein MAKLPVSEQNIITQFGPHKNYTPKDGYEGRDEPDELVKTHCCFCGMQCGIQLSVKDNKVVGFEPWMEFPFNEGRLCPKGVQRYLQNNHPDRLLSPLKRVEGQGFVPTSWDDAMGKTVSEIKRIQAQYGNDAFSVLSGVSLTNEKSYLMGKFARVALKTKNLDYNGRLCMVSAGAGNKKAFGLDRGSNNYSDLEYAEVIIVAGANVSETFPTLTHWIWKARDRGAKLIVIDPRMIPLARTADLHLDVRPGTDSALYGAMLKYLVDHDMLDHDFIANHTSGFQQTIDSVKDYTLEWAEQVTGIKKEKIQQAAELWGRAKTSFLLHARGIEHHSKGVDNVLGCINLVLATGRIGKPYCGYATITGQGNGQGGREHGHKCDQLPGNRDIENPEHRKYISEVWGINEKDMPGKGLSAYEIIEAIHRGEIKGLLSICFNPLVSLPNSNYVREALEKLEFYVCIDFFLNETARHADIVLAGSLQEEEEGTTTSAEGRVIRIRQAVTPPGDARTDTSIILELAKRLGVEDKFTYDSSEAVFNELRVASKGGTADYYGITYQRIEDEMGVFWPCPEIGHPGTPRLWEDKKFKTSDERAHFNPAPYKVPGEVPDADYPIILTTGRVVSQYLSGTQTRRIGKLVDQYPEPLLEIHPNLAQQYGIKQRELIKVTTRRGEGIFPANIVETIREDTVFIPYHWSGKKSANQLTPGTLDPISKIPEFKVCACHLEPLREIAPPSSESMAYASV, encoded by the coding sequence ATGGCAAAATTACCTGTTTCGGAACAAAACATTATCACGCAATTTGGACCTCATAAAAACTACACACCGAAAGATGGTTATGAGGGCAGGGATGAGCCAGATGAATTGGTAAAAACACATTGTTGTTTTTGTGGAATGCAGTGTGGTATTCAATTGTCGGTTAAAGACAACAAAGTAGTAGGTTTTGAACCCTGGATGGAATTTCCGTTCAACGAAGGGCGATTGTGCCCTAAAGGGGTCCAGCGCTATTTACAGAACAATCATCCGGACCGTCTCTTGTCCCCGCTAAAAAGAGTAGAAGGGCAAGGATTTGTACCAACGTCCTGGGATGATGCGATGGGTAAAACAGTTTCTGAAATTAAAAGGATTCAGGCGCAATATGGAAACGATGCCTTCTCAGTCCTTTCGGGTGTTTCGCTAACCAATGAAAAAAGTTATTTGATGGGTAAGTTCGCCCGTGTCGCTCTAAAAACAAAAAATTTAGATTATAATGGACGCTTGTGTATGGTAAGTGCAGGAGCAGGAAATAAAAAAGCATTTGGTCTGGACCGGGGCTCTAATAACTATTCGGATCTGGAATATGCGGAAGTAATTATTGTGGCTGGTGCCAATGTTAGTGAAACTTTCCCAACATTAACCCACTGGATTTGGAAAGCCAGAGACCGTGGTGCAAAATTGATAGTTATTGACCCAAGAATGATTCCATTAGCCAGAACAGCCGATCTTCATTTGGATGTCCGCCCGGGAACAGATTCGGCTTTGTATGGTGCAATGCTGAAATATTTGGTGGATCATGACATGCTGGATCACGATTTTATTGCCAACCATACCTCAGGTTTTCAGCAGACTATAGATTCCGTAAAAGATTATACCCTGGAATGGGCAGAGCAAGTTACAGGGATTAAAAAAGAAAAAATTCAACAGGCAGCCGAATTATGGGGCAGAGCCAAAACAAGCTTTTTACTTCATGCCCGTGGTATTGAGCATCATTCTAAAGGCGTAGATAATGTGTTGGGATGCATTAATTTGGTACTCGCAACAGGAAGAATTGGTAAGCCATATTGCGGTTATGCCACTATTACCGGACAGGGAAATGGGCAAGGCGGTAGAGAGCACGGTCATAAATGCGATCAGCTGCCAGGAAATAGGGATATTGAAAATCCGGAACATCGTAAATATATTTCAGAAGTTTGGGGTATTAATGAGAAAGATATGCCCGGAAAAGGGTTGTCGGCTTATGAAATAATCGAAGCCATTCATCGTGGGGAGATTAAAGGGCTATTATCGATTTGTTTTAATCCGCTAGTTTCCCTGCCTAACAGCAATTATGTTCGGGAGGCTTTAGAAAAGTTAGAATTTTATGTTTGTATTGACTTTTTCTTAAACGAAACGGCCCGTCATGCCGATATTGTTTTGGCAGGATCATTACAGGAGGAAGAAGAAGGTACAACCACTTCAGCCGAAGGGCGTGTTATCCGAATCCGTCAGGCAGTTACTCCTCCGGGAGATGCCAGAACCGATACTTCGATTATTTTGGAATTAGCCAAACGCTTAGGGGTGGAGGATAAATTTACGTATGATAGCAGCGAAGCCGTTTTTAACGAATTGCGGGTAGCCTCAAAAGGAGGAACTGCTGATTATTATGGAATTACCTACCAAAGAATTGAAGACGAAATGGGTGTTTTTTGGCCTTGTCCTGAAATAGGACATCCGGGAACACCGCGTTTATGGGAAGATAAAAAATTTAAAACCTCAGATGAAAGGGCTCATTTTAATCCGGCACCGTACAAAGTTCCAGGTGAGGTGCCAGATGCCGATTATCCAATAATTTTGACGACAGGACGTGTGGTTTCTCAATATTTGAGTGGTACACAAACACGAAGAATTGGAAAATTGGTTGATCAGTATCCGGAGCCTTTATTGGAAATTCATCCAAATTTAGCCCAACAATACGGCATCAAACAAAGGGAATTAATAAAAGTTACTACCCGGCGTGGTGAAGGCATTTTTCCTGCAAACATTGTAGAAACGATTCGCGAAGACACGGTTTTTATACCGTACCACTGGTCTGGAAAAAAATCAGCAAACCAATTAACTCCCGGAACATTAGATCCTATTTCTAAAATTCCGGAATTCAAAGTTTGTGCCTGTCATCTGGAACCTTTGCGTGAAATAGCACCACCTTCGAGCGAATCTATGGCTTACGCTAGTGTTTAA
- the ric gene encoding iron-sulfur cluster repair di-iron protein — translation METLEQITIGEYVAKDFRTAALFSKYGIDFCCNGNRSIEEACQKKAVTADVLLQEIETVLSSKSDSGIDYNAWPIDLLADYIEKKHHRYVSEKTPILLQFLDKLSRVHGAKHPELLLINELFKGCAGELAQHMKKEELILFPFIKKMIHATLSDELIELPHFETIQNPIAMMMHEHDAEGVRFRKIAELTNNYTPPADGCNTYKVTFAMLEEFEQDLHKHIHLENNILFPKAAKLEKDFTAQ, via the coding sequence ATGGAAACTTTAGAACAAATTACAATCGGAGAATACGTGGCAAAAGATTTTAGAACAGCAGCCTTGTTCTCAAAATACGGAATAGATTTTTGCTGTAACGGAAACAGAAGCATTGAAGAAGCCTGCCAGAAAAAAGCAGTGACTGCAGATGTTTTATTACAGGAAATTGAAACAGTTCTATCATCAAAAAGCGATTCAGGAATTGATTACAATGCCTGGCCGATTGATTTATTGGCTGATTATATTGAAAAAAAGCATCACAGATATGTATCAGAAAAAACACCAATACTGCTGCAGTTTTTAGATAAGCTCAGCAGAGTGCATGGCGCAAAACATCCTGAACTATTATTAATAAATGAGCTTTTTAAAGGCTGCGCAGGAGAATTGGCACAACATATGAAAAAAGAAGAGCTGATTTTGTTCCCATTTATAAAAAAAATGATTCATGCTACTCTATCTGATGAATTAATTGAGCTGCCTCATTTTGAAACAATTCAAAATCCAATTGCTATGATGATGCACGAGCACGACGCCGAAGGTGTCCGTTTTAGAAAAATAGCAGAATTAACTAACAATTATACACCGCCAGCCGATGGCTGTAATACTTATAAAGTTACGTTTGCAATGCTAGAAGAATTTGAGCAGGATTTGCATAAACACATTCATTTGGAGAATAATATTTTATTTCCAAAAGCTGCCAAACTTGAAAAAGACTTTACAGCTCAATAA